Proteins encoded in a region of the Synechococcus sp. BIOS-U3-1 genome:
- the rfbC gene encoding dTDP-4-dehydrorhamnose 3,5-epimerase — protein MQAERLTTSFGSTLNGPLLITPRVFGDDRGFFFESWNQAAFAKALEADSQPVPAFVQDNHSRSSVGVLRGLHYQLPPHPQGKLVRCALGEIFDVAVDLRRSSATFGQWVGARLTAANHQQLWVPAGFGHGFLTLSNHAEVLYKTTDFWSRECEQAVRWDDPDLAIAWPAFEGAVAASSPLLSEKDAEAPLLKDQPCVF, from the coding sequence ATGCAGGCTGAACGGCTCACCACCTCTTTCGGGTCGACCCTCAACGGACCGTTGTTGATCACTCCGCGGGTGTTTGGAGATGACCGTGGGTTTTTCTTTGAGAGTTGGAATCAGGCGGCCTTTGCAAAAGCCCTGGAGGCGGATAGCCAGCCGGTGCCTGCGTTTGTTCAGGACAACCATTCTCGCTCCAGCGTTGGCGTTCTGCGCGGCCTGCATTACCAGTTGCCGCCCCATCCCCAGGGCAAGCTTGTCCGCTGCGCGCTGGGCGAAATCTTTGATGTGGCAGTTGATCTGCGCCGCAGTTCGGCAACGTTCGGTCAGTGGGTGGGCGCTCGCCTGACGGCCGCCAACCATCAGCAGCTGTGGGTGCCAGCAGGGTTCGGCCATGGCTTCCTCACCCTCAGTAATCATGCTGAGGTGCTTTACAAGACCACAGATTTTTGGAGCCGGGAGTGTGAGCAGGCGGTGCGTTGGGATGATCCCGATCTGGCCATTGCTTGGCCTGCTTTTGAGGGTGCTGTTGCGGCCAGCTCCCCATTGCTGTCTGAGAAAGATGCGGAAGCACCCTTGTTGAAGGATCAGCCATGCGTGTTCTGA